The following proteins come from a genomic window of Salvia hispanica cultivar TCC Black 2014 chromosome 4, UniMelb_Shisp_WGS_1.0, whole genome shotgun sequence:
- the LOC125219580 gene encoding aldehyde dehydrogenase 1-like, which translates to MSGERNGDVEKSTIMIPQVKFTKLFINGEFVDSISGKTFETIDPRSEEVIGKVAEGDKEDVDSAVKAAREAFDHGSWPRLPGSERQKIMLKLADLIEENVEELAAIDTMDAGNLYSLGKMMSISSGAQLFRYYAGAADKIHGETLKMSRELHGYTLLEPVGVVGHIIPWNFPTQMFCMKVAPALAAGCTMVVKPAEQTPLSALIYAHLAKLAGVPDGVINVVTGYGATVGAAISSHMDIDMVSFTGSTVTGHRIMEAAATSNLKQVCLELGGKSPFIVFDDVDVDKIAPLALNACLFNQGQICVAGTRVFVQEGIYDKFIGRLLEELKTWVVGDPFDPHVNQGPQVTKKQYERVMWYIELGKKEGATLLTGGKPLDRKGYYIEPTIFTDVKDDMTIAKDEIFGPVMSIMKFKSMEEVIMRANNTKYGLAAGIMTNNINTANTVSRSIRAGSVWINCYFGFDNDAPAGGYKMSGFGKDLGINGLHKYLQVKSVATPIYNSPWL; encoded by the exons ATGAGTGGGGAAAGAAATGGCGATGTGGAGAAATCGACGATCATGATTCCTCAAGTGAAGTTCACAAAGCTCTTCATCAATGGGGAGTTCGTTGATTCTATATCAG GGAAAACTTTCGAGACAATTGATCCAAGAAGTGAAGAAGTAATTGGTAAGGTTGCAGAAGGGGATAAGGAAGATGTTGATTCAGCTGTCAAGGCTGCTCGTGAGGCGTTTGATCATGGCTCATGGCCCAGACTGCCCGGTTCT GAAAGGCAGAAAATAATGCTGAAATTAGCGGACCTTATCGAAGAAAATGTAGAAGAACTAGCTGCTATAGACACAATGGATGCTGGCAACTTATATAGTCTGGGGAAGATGATGTCTATCAGCAGTGGAGCCCAACTGTTCCGCTACTACGCTGGCGCGGCCGACAAAATCCACGGTGAAACCTTAAAAATGTCGAGAGAGCTGCACGGCTACACACTGCTTGAGCCTGTGGGCGTGGTTGGACACATAATCCCATGGAATTTTCCGACTCAGATGTTTTGCATGAAGGTCGCGCCTGCGCTGGCCGCTGGTTGCACCATGGTTGTCAAGCCGGCCGAGCAAACTCCCCTTTCCGCCCTCATTTATGCTCATTTGGCCAAACTG GCCGGTGTGCCCGATGGGGTGATCAATGTCGTGACGGGCTATGGAGCTACGGTTGGTGCTGCAATCAGCTCACATATGGACATTGACATGGTGAGCTTCACGGGGTCGACAGTGACGGGACACCGGATAATGGAGGCAGCAGCAACAAGCAACTTAAAGCAAGTTTGCCTAGAATTGGGAGGCAAGTCTCCCTTCATCGTGTTCGATGATGTGGATGTTGATAAGATTGCTCCTCTTGCTCTCAATGCTTGTCTCTTTAACCAG gGCCAAATATGTGTGGCTGGGACTCGTGTGTTCGTCCAAGAAGGgatatatgataaatttatcGGAAGATTGTTGGAAGAGCTGAAAACATGGGTTGTTGGTGACCCTTTTGATCCACATGTTAATCAAGGCCCACAA GTTACTAAGAAACAATACGAAAGAGTTATGTGGTATATTGAGCTTGGCAAGAAGGAAGGAGCCACGTTGTTGACGGGTGGAAAGCCTTTGGATCGGAAGGGCTACTATATCGAGCCCACTATATTCACTGATGTCAAG GATGATATGACAATCGCCAAGGACGAGATTTTTGGACCTGTTATGTCAATCATGAAATTTAA GAGTATGGAAGAGGTTATAATGAGGGCGAACAACACAAAGTATGGATTGGCAGCAGGTATCATGACCAACAACATTAACACTGCAAACACAGTTTCGAGGTCGATCAGAGCTGGTTCAGTATGGATCAATTGTTATTTTGGGTTTGACAATGATGCACCAGCTGGGGgttataaaatgagtggattTGGGAAGGATTTGGGGATCAACGGCCTTCACAAATATCTTCAAGTTAAATCTGTTGCCACTCCCATATATAATTCTCCATGGCTTTGA
- the LOC125220427 gene encoding arogenate dehydratase/prephenate dehydratase 1, chloroplastic-like — translation MLAVQFAFTKRLSDTPLHKIAILSSRSHNKISMMSGHLQNHSIPKLRIAYQGVPGAYGEDAAVKAYPNCETIPCHDFVDAIQAVEKGCAEEAVIPIENSIGGSVHTNYDLLLRHTLHVVGETHLFVDHCLLALPLAAKHHLTCVFSHPQALSQCELSINMLGVDAIPTQNTAVAAQMVASRGVRENGAIASARAAELYGLNVLAHKFQDRSSNVTRFVKLAREPLTIPTTYTRFKTSIALILDELHKALSVFAETGIHIFKNFIRITPTLY, via the exons ATGTTAGCCGTGCAATTCGCATTCACCAAGAGGCTCTCTGATACCCCTCTACACAAAATTGCAATATTAAGCAGCCGCAGCcataacaaaatttcaatgaTGTCTGGTCATCTCCAAAACCATTCCATTCCAAAGCTTCGAATAGCCTACCAG GGTGTCCCGGGAGCGTATGGAGAGGATGCAGCAGTGAAAGCCTACCCGAATTGCGAGACAATCCCGTGCCATGATTTTGTGGATGCCATACAA GCGGTGGAGAAGGGTTGCGCGGAGGAGGCAGTTATCCCAATAGAGAACTCGATTGGCGGCAGCGTACACACAAACTACGACTTGCTGCTCCGCCATACGCTTCACGTTGTTGGCGAGACACATCTCTTTGTCGACCACTGCCTTCTTGCACTGCCACTTGCTGCCAAACACCACCTCACCTGCGTCTTCAGCCATCCACag GCACTTAGTCAGTGTGAACTGTCGATAAACATGTTGGGAGTGGATGCAATTCCTACTCAAAATACTGCTGTCGCGGCGCag ATGGTTGCCTCCCGAGGCGTGCGAGAGAACGGGGCTATTGCTAGTGCTCGTGCGGCGGAACTCTATGGCCTAAACGTACTTGCTCACAAATTTCAG GACCGATCTAGTAACGTTACCCGTTTTGTAAAACTTGCAAGAGAACCTCTAACTATCCCAACAACATATACACGTTTTAAG acAAGCATTGCATTAATTCTAGATGAACTGCACAAGGCCTTATCTGTGTTTGCTGAGACTGggattcacattttcaag aatttcatTAGGATAACTCCAACACTTTACTGA